The following are from one region of the Bradyrhizobium septentrionale genome:
- the mtgA gene encoding monofunctional biosynthetic peptidoglycan transglycosylase — MRIVRILLLLLLALLVLPYLVTPFYRTGHPVSALMAWRTLRGAPVTRHWIDFGAMSPYLPRSVVGAEDAHFCKHRGVDWGALREVIDDAGDGEAARGGSTITQQVAKNLFLWPGRSMIRKGLELPLALWIDFVLPKQRILEIYLNIAEMGPSGQFGAEAGAQYAFGRSAAGLSAREAALMASILPNPVKRSARNPGPGVRRLSGTYMARGNAVERCWRENRGS; from the coding sequence TTGCGCATCGTCCGAATTTTATTGCTGCTTTTGCTGGCCCTGCTGGTGCTGCCGTATCTGGTGACGCCGTTCTATCGCACCGGCCACCCGGTCTCGGCCCTGATGGCGTGGCGGACCCTGCGAGGCGCCCCGGTGACGCGGCACTGGATCGATTTCGGCGCGATGTCGCCGTATCTGCCGCGGTCCGTGGTCGGCGCGGAAGACGCCCATTTCTGCAAGCACCGGGGCGTCGATTGGGGCGCGCTGCGCGAGGTGATCGACGATGCCGGGGATGGTGAGGCGGCGCGCGGCGGCTCGACCATCACCCAGCAGGTCGCCAAGAACCTGTTCCTGTGGCCCGGCCGCAGCATGATCCGGAAGGGGCTGGAACTGCCGCTGGCGCTCTGGATCGATTTCGTGCTGCCCAAGCAGCGAATCCTGGAAATCTACCTCAACATCGCGGAAATGGGCCCATCCGGGCAGTTTGGCGCCGAAGCGGGGGCGCAATATGCCTTCGGCCGGTCGGCAGCCGGGCTGTCAGCCCGCGAGGCCGCGCTTATGGCTTCGATCCTGCCGAATCCGGTCAAACGGAGCGCCCGGAACCCGGGTCCGGGGGTGCGCAGGCTGTCCGGGACCTATATGGCGAGGGGCAATGCGGTGGAGCGCTGCTGGCGCGAAAATCGCGGCTCCTGA
- a CDS encoding Na+/H+ antiporter: MEAKFQIFLTLLGVLAGTALVARRTDIAPAILLLLTGVVLAFVPGMPSLELPPELVLLVVLPPLIYSASVAMSWREFKANLRPIILLSVGCVIFTAFMVAAATHYLIGLPWSVGFLLGAIVAPPDVVAPLAIARKLGLPRRVLVVLEGEGLANDATALILYRFALAAITTGLFSLPKATGTFLVIVAGEIAFGTAIGWLSLRARRRARDPQVEITLSLITPYLAYWIPEHFGGSGVIATVACGLYMSWNGPLLISAATRLQGIFFWDLVIFLIEGLLFLMTGFQMRSLYEKSKSFPLHDILTATVLVAVIVIVARFLWVFPGTYLPRWISRSMRDRDPLPSWRAVFVVAFTGVRGAVSLAAALALPLTLPGGDAFPYRDLILFVAFGVIFVTLVGLGLGLPPVVRWLGLAQDGRSEHIAEHEQEIAARREALNAALKSLDAITDDRELSDEVVKLLRSRHEIRFNQLPDTLDPEKHDVSAAGTALTRELISSERKFIHMLLRDGKITDETRRRIERDLDLEEASLSNREYRRIPL, from the coding sequence ATGGAAGCCAAGTTTCAGATTTTTCTCACCCTGCTCGGCGTGCTGGCGGGAACCGCGCTGGTGGCGCGGCGGACCGATATCGCGCCGGCGATCCTGCTGCTGCTGACCGGCGTCGTGCTCGCCTTCGTGCCGGGCATGCCGTCGCTGGAACTGCCGCCGGAGCTCGTGCTTCTGGTGGTGCTGCCGCCGCTGATCTATTCGGCGAGCGTCGCGATGAGCTGGCGCGAGTTCAAGGCCAATCTGCGGCCGATCATCCTGCTGTCGGTCGGCTGCGTGATCTTCACCGCCTTCATGGTCGCGGCGGCGACCCATTATCTGATCGGCCTGCCCTGGAGCGTCGGCTTCCTGCTTGGCGCGATCGTCGCGCCGCCGGACGTGGTGGCGCCGCTTGCGATCGCGCGCAAGCTCGGCCTGCCCCGGCGCGTCCTGGTGGTGCTCGAGGGCGAAGGGCTCGCCAATGACGCGACCGCGCTGATCCTCTATCGCTTCGCGCTGGCCGCCATCACCACCGGGCTGTTCTCGCTGCCGAAGGCGACCGGCACCTTCCTCGTCATCGTCGCCGGCGAGATCGCGTTCGGCACGGCGATCGGCTGGCTCAGCCTGCGCGCCCGCCGCAGAGCCCGCGATCCGCAGGTTGAAATCACGCTGTCGCTGATCACGCCCTATCTCGCCTACTGGATCCCGGAGCATTTCGGCGGCAGCGGCGTGATCGCAACCGTTGCCTGCGGTCTCTACATGAGCTGGAACGGACCGCTGTTGATCTCGGCCGCGACGCGCCTGCAGGGCATCTTCTTCTGGGACCTGGTCATCTTTCTGATCGAGGGTCTGCTGTTCCTGATGACCGGCTTCCAGATGCGCTCGCTGTACGAGAAGTCGAAGTCGTTCCCGCTGCACGACATCCTCACCGCCACCGTGCTGGTCGCCGTCATCGTGATCGTCGCGCGCTTCCTCTGGGTGTTTCCCGGCACCTATCTGCCGCGCTGGATCAGCCGGAGCATGCGCGACCGCGATCCGCTGCCGTCGTGGCGGGCGGTGTTCGTGGTCGCCTTCACCGGCGTGCGCGGCGCGGTCTCGCTTGCCGCGGCGCTGGCGCTGCCTTTGACATTGCCTGGCGGAGACGCCTTCCCGTATCGCGACCTGATCCTGTTCGTCGCCTTCGGCGTGATCTTCGTGACACTGGTCGGGCTCGGCCTCGGCCTGCCGCCGGTGGTGCGCTGGCTCGGCCTCGCCCAGGACGGCCGCAGCGAGCATATCGCCGAGCATGAGCAGGAAATCGCGGCGCGGCGCGAGGCGCTGAATGCCGCGCTGAAGTCGCTCGATGCCATCACCGACGACCGCGAGCTTTCCGACGAAGTGGTGAAGCTGCTGCGCTCGCGGCACGAGATCCGCTTCAACCAGCTGCCCGATACGCTCGACCCCGAGAAGCACGACGTCTCCGCGGCCGGCACCGCGCTGACGCGGGAGCTGATCTCCTCCGAGCGCAAGTTCATCCATATGCTGCTGCGCGACGGCAAGATCACCGACGAAACCAGGCGGCGCATCGAGCGCGATCTCGATCTCGAGGAAGCGAGCCTCTCCAACCGGGAGTATCGCAGGATTCCGTTGTAG
- the rpmF gene encoding 50S ribosomal protein L32, with protein sequence MAVPRRKTSPSRRGMRRSADAIKTPTYVEDKDSGELRRPHHLDLKTGMYKGRQVLKAKKES encoded by the coding sequence ATGGCCGTTCCCAGAAGAAAAACCTCGCCGTCGCGCCGTGGCATGCGCCGTTCGGCTGATGCGATCAAGACCCCGACCTATGTCGAGGACAAGGACTCCGGCGAACTGCGCCGCCCGCACCACCTCGACCTGAAGACCGGCATGTACAAGGGCCGCCAGGTCCTGAAGGCCAAGAAAGAGTCCTGA
- a CDS encoding nuclear transport factor 2 family protein gives MSQDRSSVENVVQTYFDGLYEGDADKLAAAFHPSADLRWVEKGELKVLTVPDWLAWVRKRPSGRAEGKAREDFIVTIDRSDDNTAFIKVRCQLPPRYFTDYLVAMKLADGWQIVSKSYRYDLRD, from the coding sequence ATGAGCCAAGATCGATCCAGCGTCGAAAATGTCGTGCAAACCTATTTCGACGGTCTCTACGAGGGCGACGCCGACAAGCTCGCCGCGGCCTTTCATCCAAGCGCCGACCTGCGCTGGGTGGAGAAGGGCGAGCTGAAGGTCCTGACCGTGCCGGACTGGCTTGCCTGGGTGCGCAAGCGGCCGTCGGGGAGGGCCGAGGGCAAGGCTCGCGAGGATTTCATCGTCACCATCGACCGCTCCGACGACAACACCGCCTTCATCAAGGTGCGGTGCCAGCTGCCGCCGCGCTACTTCACCGACTATTTGGTGGCGATGAAGCTCGCCGATGGCTGGCAGATCGTCTCGAAGTCGTACCGCTACGACCTGCGGGACTGA
- a CDS encoding putative bifunctional diguanylate cyclase/phosphodiesterase, producing the protein MPPVPPAASILASLGQATFAWDLASDAIAWSDNAATVFPDIPVAALASGAELAKLIEPLRSVRSDALGQAATVRSGEGVPYRIEYGVRAVTSAPVIWIEETGCWFAGADGRPALVQGVVRINNERHARDEQLMKLSRHDPLTNELNRTYLIASLAETIEECARFRTSCAFMLIGIDHLARVNDAFGFDVADAVIAEVAKRIRARLRSGDMLGRFSGNKFGLILRNCTVDDTNVAAERFLAAVRDEVVPTKSGPVSVTVSIGAVTIPRHARSAEEAVNRAQETLDAAKSRRAGSFALWKPNVERDAQRRVNIRVTDEIVTALNERRIVIGFEPVVDARSRQASFYECLVRMEQDDGRALLAPDIVPVAERLGLIRMVDHRVLELAIAELAAAPDVQLSLNISPDTTMDPDWWATIESLMRAHPGVGERLIVEITETVAIQDIDDVRGFVTRLKNFGSRIAIDDFGAGYTSFRNLRKLGVDIVKIDGAFVQNIVRSADDRAFVQTLIDLARRLEIKTVAEWVQDEEAAVMLREWGCDFIQGRLIGLASPDRPWNGATEKAVPAAS; encoded by the coding sequence ATGCCACCTGTCCCGCCAGCCGCCAGCATCCTCGCCTCGCTCGGCCAGGCAACATTCGCCTGGGACCTGGCGAGCGACGCGATCGCCTGGAGCGACAATGCGGCGACGGTCTTCCCGGATATCCCCGTCGCTGCGCTCGCGAGCGGCGCCGAGCTCGCCAAGCTGATCGAGCCATTGCGTTCGGTTCGATCAGATGCGCTCGGCCAGGCCGCGACTGTGCGCAGCGGGGAGGGCGTTCCCTACCGGATCGAATATGGCGTGCGCGCCGTCACCTCGGCGCCGGTGATCTGGATCGAGGAGACCGGCTGCTGGTTTGCCGGCGCCGACGGCAGGCCGGCGCTGGTGCAGGGCGTCGTCCGCATCAACAATGAACGGCACGCCCGCGACGAGCAGCTCATGAAGCTGTCGCGGCACGATCCGCTGACCAACGAGCTCAACCGCACCTATCTGATCGCCTCGCTCGCCGAGACGATCGAGGAGTGCGCGCGCTTCCGCACCTCCTGCGCCTTCATGCTGATCGGCATCGATCACCTGGCGCGGGTCAACGATGCCTTCGGCTTCGATGTCGCGGACGCCGTCATCGCCGAGGTTGCGAAGCGGATCCGCGCCCGGCTGCGCAGCGGCGACATGCTCGGCCGCTTCTCCGGCAACAAGTTCGGCCTGATCCTGCGCAACTGCACCGTCGATGACACCAATGTCGCGGCCGAGCGCTTCCTCGCCGCAGTCCGCGACGAGGTGGTGCCGACCAAATCCGGCCCGGTGTCGGTGACCGTGTCGATCGGCGCCGTCACCATCCCGCGCCATGCCAGGTCGGCGGAGGAGGCGGTCAATCGCGCCCAGGAGACGCTGGACGCCGCCAAGAGCCGCCGCGCCGGATCGTTCGCGCTGTGGAAGCCGAATGTCGAGCGCGACGCCCAGCGCCGCGTCAACATCCGCGTCACCGACGAGATCGTCACCGCGCTGAACGAGCGCCGTATCGTGATCGGCTTCGAGCCGGTGGTCGATGCGCGTTCGCGGCAGGCTTCGTTTTACGAGTGCCTGGTCCGCATGGAGCAGGACGACGGCCGGGCGCTGCTCGCGCCTGATATCGTACCGGTCGCCGAGCGGCTCGGCCTGATCCGGATGGTCGATCATCGCGTGCTGGAGCTCGCCATCGCCGAGCTTGCCGCCGCGCCTGATGTCCAGCTCAGCCTCAACATCTCGCCCGACACCACGATGGATCCGGACTGGTGGGCGACCATCGAATCGCTGATGCGGGCGCATCCCGGCGTCGGCGAGCGGCTGATCGTCGAGATCACCGAGACGGTCGCGATCCAGGACATCGACGATGTCCGTGGCTTCGTCACGCGGCTGAAGAATTTCGGCAGCCGGATCGCGATCGACGATTTCGGCGCCGGCTACACCTCGTTCCGCAACCTGCGCAAGCTCGGCGTCGATATTGTGAAGATCGACGGCGCCTTCGTGCAGAACATCGTGCGCTCGGCCGACGACCGCGCCTTCGTGCAGACGCTGATCGATCTCGCCCGCCGTCTTGAGATCAAGACGGTCGCCGAATGGGTGCAGGACGAAGAAGCCGCCGTGATGCTGCGCGAGTGGGGCTGCGACTTCATCCAGGGCCGCCTGATCGGCCTCGCCTCGCCGGACCGGCCGTGGAACGGGGCGACCGAGAAGGCCGTGCCCGCCGCGAGCTGA
- a CDS encoding Rieske 2Fe-2S domain-containing protein, producing the protein MLRAEDNKFLTESGAGTGMGELLRRFWIPVLLSEELPEPDSDPKKIVVMGEELLVFRDSRGVVGVIDQYCPHRGANLWLGRNEECGIRCVYHGWKFDTDGRCVDMPTSYPDLNAKDLIRIKSYPVREWGEVIWAYMGPVEAMPELPALEMALLPASHRFVTKKWQDCNWVQAVEGSIDTAHFTFAHLSFEKQENEILDIKKHFVNPLTRVATDHMRWIAEDPRPVIKINPHEAGLTVAGGRLTGSDNIYWRIAQFLMPFHSYAPSSMPGENMFGQTFVPVSDTSCWIYTYAWNPDRPLTEAERDGYRNGNGVMAVVDENYVPRRNKANDYLIDRQLQRTKSYTGIKGVSEQDAAVQDSQGPIADRTREHLGPTDLGIMHFRKLVMEAARALQKGEAPPHVAHQDRYTVRSGACVTSKTKDLTAVMIERFGDPAGFVGGSGQNAAAE; encoded by the coding sequence ATGCTTCGCGCCGAAGACAACAAATTCCTCACCGAATCGGGTGCGGGGACGGGAATGGGCGAGCTCCTGCGCCGGTTCTGGATCCCGGTGCTGCTGTCGGAAGAACTCCCCGAGCCGGACAGCGATCCGAAGAAGATCGTGGTGATGGGCGAGGAGCTGCTGGTCTTCCGCGATAGCAGAGGCGTGGTCGGCGTCATCGATCAATACTGCCCGCATCGCGGCGCCAATCTCTGGCTCGGCCGCAACGAGGAATGCGGCATCCGCTGCGTCTATCACGGCTGGAAGTTCGACACCGACGGCCGCTGCGTCGACATGCCGACATCCTATCCGGACCTCAATGCAAAGGATCTGATCCGCATCAAGTCCTATCCGGTGCGCGAATGGGGCGAGGTGATCTGGGCCTATATGGGCCCTGTCGAGGCGATGCCCGAATTGCCGGCGCTGGAGATGGCGCTGCTGCCGGCCTCGCACCGCTTCGTCACCAAGAAGTGGCAGGACTGCAACTGGGTACAGGCGGTGGAAGGCTCGATCGACACCGCGCATTTCACCTTCGCGCATCTCTCCTTCGAGAAGCAGGAGAACGAGATCCTCGACATCAAGAAGCATTTCGTGAACCCGTTGACGCGGGTTGCGACCGACCACATGCGCTGGATCGCAGAGGATCCGCGGCCCGTGATCAAGATCAATCCGCATGAGGCCGGGCTGACGGTCGCGGGCGGGCGGCTCACCGGCAGCGACAACATCTACTGGCGCATCGCCCAGTTCCTGATGCCGTTCCACAGCTACGCACCGAGCTCGATGCCGGGTGAGAACATGTTCGGCCAGACCTTCGTGCCGGTCAGCGACACCAGTTGCTGGATCTACACTTATGCGTGGAATCCCGACCGGCCGCTGACCGAGGCGGAACGGGATGGCTACCGCAACGGCAATGGCGTGATGGCGGTGGTCGACGAGAATTACGTGCCGCGGCGCAACAAGGCGAACGACTATCTGATCGACCGCCAGCTGCAGCGGACCAAGAGCTACACCGGCATCAAGGGCGTCTCCGAACAGGACGCCGCGGTGCAGGACAGCCAGGGCCCGATCGCCGATCGCACCCGCGAGCATCTCGGCCCGACCGATCTCGGTATCATGCATTTCCGCAAGCTGGTGATGGAGGCGGCCCGCGCGCTGCAGAAGGGCGAGGCGCCGCCGCATGTGGCGCACCAGGATCGCTACACCGTGCGCTCCGGCGCCTGCGTCACCAGCAAGACCAAGGACCTTACCGCCGTGATGATCGAACGGTTCGGCGATCCCGCCGGCTTTGTCGGCGGCTCCGGGCAGAACGCGGCGGCGGAGTAG
- a CDS encoding polyprenyl synthetase family protein yields MTTGTAEFSKRLDQTAEDTEALLAKLLSDTTETDEIVRPKRLIEAMRYSSLGGGKRLRPFLAVESAAVFGIPREAALLVGAALECIHCYSLIHDDLPSMDNSDLRRGRPTLHKTYDEATAILAGDALLTIAFDIITRDAIHKDAQVRLLLTRALARASGIGGMAGGQILDLAGEGRFGDREPVDVARLQQMKTGALLRFGCIAGAILGQSSQKEYQALDDYGKALGEAFQIADDLLDVEGDAAALGKPAGADAALGKTTFVTQLGIDGAKQRVRDLLARADAALSIFDGRGDVLRAAARFVAERKN; encoded by the coding sequence ATGACGACCGGTACTGCAGAGTTTTCCAAGCGGCTGGACCAGACCGCGGAGGATACCGAAGCCCTGCTCGCGAAACTTTTGTCCGACACGACCGAAACCGACGAAATCGTGCGCCCGAAGCGGCTGATCGAGGCGATGCGCTATTCGAGCCTCGGCGGCGGCAAGCGGCTGCGGCCGTTCCTCGCGGTCGAGAGCGCGGCGGTGTTCGGCATCCCGCGCGAAGCCGCCCTGCTGGTGGGCGCCGCGCTCGAATGCATCCACTGCTATTCGCTGATCCACGACGATCTGCCGTCGATGGACAATTCCGATCTGCGCCGCGGCCGCCCGACCCTGCACAAGACCTATGACGAGGCGACCGCGATCCTGGCCGGCGACGCGCTGCTCACGATCGCCTTCGACATCATCACCCGCGATGCGATCCACAAGGACGCCCAGGTCCGCCTGCTCCTGACCCGCGCGCTGGCGCGCGCCTCCGGGATCGGCGGCATGGCCGGCGGCCAGATCCTCGACCTTGCCGGCGAAGGCCGCTTCGGCGATCGCGAGCCGGTCGACGTCGCGCGCCTGCAGCAGATGAAGACCGGCGCGCTGCTCCGCTTCGGCTGCATCGCCGGCGCGATCCTCGGCCAATCCTCGCAGAAGGAGTACCAGGCGCTCGACGATTACGGCAAAGCGCTCGGTGAGGCCTTCCAGATCGCCGACGATCTGCTCGACGTCGAGGGCGACGCCGCCGCGCTCGGCAAGCCGGCAGGCGCCGACGCCGCGCTCGGCAAGACCACTTTCGTCACCCAGCTCGGCATCGATGGCGCCAAGCAGCGCGTGCGCGACCTGCTGGCGCGCGCCGATGCCGCATTGTCGATCTTTGACGGCAGGGGCGACGTGCTGCGCGCGGCAGCCCGCTTCGTCGCTGAGCGCAAGAACTAG
- a CDS encoding GFA family protein — MTASANSNDRILTGECFCRDVRYEVADAFSYALNCHCSNCRRTTGSAFKPFAGIAREKFAVVSGADRLLIYGNELTHDAHCGRCGSLLYSLVRDGAYVHVTMGTLRDAPAIRPTAHIFVGSKAPWYAILDDLPQYQGHVTKGAE, encoded by the coding sequence GTGACCGCATCTGCAAATTCGAACGATCGCATCCTGACGGGCGAATGCTTCTGCCGCGACGTGCGCTACGAGGTGGCTGATGCATTTTCCTATGCGCTGAATTGTCACTGCTCGAACTGCCGCCGCACCACGGGATCGGCGTTCAAGCCGTTCGCAGGAATCGCGCGCGAAAAATTCGCTGTCGTCAGCGGCGCCGATCGTCTGCTGATCTACGGCAATGAGCTGACCCACGACGCGCATTGCGGCCGCTGCGGCTCGCTGCTCTATTCGCTTGTCCGCGACGGCGCCTATGTCCATGTCACGATGGGAACGCTGCGCGATGCGCCGGCGATCCGGCCGACCGCGCATATCTTCGTCGGCTCCAAGGCGCCGTGGTACGCGATATTGGACGACCTGCCGCAGTATCAGGGGCACGTGACCAAAGGTGCGGAATAA
- a CDS encoding DUF1345 domain-containing protein encodes MNKEPDDRLVRFRKLPMPVRVVVGRPRTFVSLGVGILAALLVPGAPRIVTRLLAGWDAFAALYLVLAYAMMLRCGVAYIKRSAILQDDGRFLILLVTAFGALASLAAIVFELGAAKGSPAGLAAAIVTITLSWTMVHTAFALHYAHEFYRGKTPGGLQFPSGDEHVDADYWDFIYFSFVIGMTAQVSDVGITDKIIRRTATVHGVISFVFNTALLALMVNIAASAI; translated from the coding sequence ATGAACAAGGAGCCCGACGACCGCCTTGTTCGTTTCCGCAAGCTGCCGATGCCGGTCCGCGTCGTCGTGGGCCGGCCGCGCACCTTCGTCTCGCTTGGGGTCGGCATCCTGGCTGCCCTGCTGGTGCCGGGAGCGCCGCGCATTGTCACGCGCCTGCTCGCCGGATGGGACGCCTTCGCCGCGCTGTATCTCGTTCTTGCCTATGCGATGATGCTGCGCTGTGGCGTCGCCTATATCAAGCGAAGCGCCATATTGCAGGACGATGGCCGTTTCCTGATCCTGCTGGTGACTGCGTTCGGCGCGCTGGCGAGCCTCGCAGCCATCGTGTTTGAACTCGGCGCAGCCAAGGGCAGCCCGGCCGGACTGGCGGCGGCGATCGTCACCATCACGCTGTCATGGACCATGGTTCACACCGCGTTCGCGCTGCACTACGCTCATGAATTCTACCGCGGCAAGACGCCCGGCGGATTGCAGTTTCCGAGCGGCGACGAGCATGTCGACGCCGATTACTGGGACTTCATCTACTTCTCGTTCGTGATCGGCATGACCGCGCAGGTCTCCGACGTCGGCATCACCGACAAGATCATCCGCCGCACCGCGACCGTGCACGGCGTCATCTCGTTCGTGTTCAACACCGCGCTGCTGGCCCTGATGGTGAACATCGCGGCGAGCGCGATCTAG